From the Candidatus Bathyarchaeota archaeon genome, one window contains:
- a CDS encoding NADH-quinone oxidoreductase subunit C, translating to MPSNGIDIVKILETKLKGKPVQIVPGHLGTAAVVTKGNDHLDVFKAMVEADEKTAVTSITGIDLGENIGVYYHVRTSNAFITIQAEVPKTDPTLATANNVAPSAGLHELEVTDLLGVTFEGNPSAGHFVLPETWPDGVYPLRKDINLDEVKLNPSPPEEKSDEGDLVKIVIGPQHPALLEPEKFSVLVDGETVKQVIPRIGYVHRGVEKASESRTYLQDVYLVERICGICNSCHACAFVESVEKILKTDVPPRAKYLRTIILELNRLHSHLLTLGHAGLEIGYETLFQYFWRDREPIMDLTEMVTGNRVISSSMTVGGVRHDVKETDIPRIKSVLADLRKRLPFYSKVYREEPSIGLRMQNIGTLSRENALKLGVVGPVARGSGVDIDVRADEPYEAYGEIPFKVITYDAGDTWARMNVRMDEVEQSIDIIEYALDNLPSGPFRVKAPRVVPAGEAINRVEAPRGELFYYVKSNGTTSPERVKVRTPTFANIPAFLTTAVGEPFADVPPNFVSLDPCFSCTDR from the coding sequence ATGCCGAGTAATGGAATTGATATTGTAAAAATTCTTGAAACTAAACTGAAGGGTAAACCTGTTCAAATTGTGCCTGGTCATCTTGGCACCGCCGCAGTTGTAACCAAAGGCAACGACCACCTTGACGTTTTCAAGGCTATGGTGGAAGCCGACGAGAAAACCGCGGTCACCTCAATCACAGGCATCGATTTAGGAGAAAACATCGGCGTTTACTATCACGTTCGCACAAGCAACGCTTTCATAACCATACAAGCTGAGGTTCCCAAAACAGACCCCACGCTTGCAACCGCCAACAACGTCGCGCCAAGCGCAGGACTGCACGAACTCGAAGTAACCGACTTATTAGGCGTAACCTTCGAAGGCAACCCCAGCGCAGGACACTTCGTCCTCCCAGAAACCTGGCCCGACGGCGTCTACCCCCTACGCAAAGACATAAACCTCGACGAAGTCAAACTCAACCCATCCCCTCCTGAAGAAAAATCCGACGAAGGCGACCTAGTAAAAATCGTCATTGGCCCCCAGCACCCCGCACTGTTGGAACCCGAAAAGTTCTCCGTGCTCGTTGACGGCGAAACCGTAAAACAGGTCATACCACGAATCGGCTACGTCCACCGCGGCGTTGAAAAAGCTTCCGAGTCACGAACTTACCTGCAAGACGTCTACTTGGTAGAACGTATCTGCGGTATCTGCAACAGCTGCCACGCATGCGCGTTTGTTGAATCCGTAGAAAAAATCCTCAAAACAGACGTTCCCCCAAGAGCCAAGTACCTAAGAACCATAATTTTAGAACTCAACAGGCTCCACAGCCACCTACTAACTTTGGGACACGCAGGCCTAGAAATCGGCTACGAAACCCTATTCCAGTACTTCTGGCGAGACCGCGAACCCATTATGGACCTCACCGAGATGGTCACTGGCAACCGCGTCATATCCTCTTCCATGACCGTGGGCGGCGTTCGTCACGACGTAAAAGAAACCGACATCCCAAGAATCAAATCCGTCCTCGCTGACCTTCGTAAGCGGCTACCGTTTTACAGTAAGGTCTACCGTGAAGAACCCAGCATTGGATTGCGTATGCAAAACATCGGCACTCTTAGCCGTGAAAACGCGCTCAAACTTGGTGTTGTTGGTCCCGTAGCACGCGGCTCTGGCGTAGACATTGACGTACGCGCAGATGAACCCTACGAAGCTTACGGCGAGATTCCCTTCAAAGTCATTACCTATGATGCAGGCGATACATGGGCAAGAATGAACGTTCGCATGGATGAAGTCGAGCAAAGCATTGACATCATTGAATACGCTCTTGACAACTTGCCCTCTGGACCTTTCAGGGTTAAAGCCCCACGTGTTGTTCCCGCAGGCGAAGCTATCAACCGCGTGGAAGCCCCCAGAGGCGAACTCTTCTACTACGTTAAAAGCAACGGCACCACTTCCCCCGAACGAGTCAAAGTGCGAACCCCCACATTTGCGAACATACCCGCCTTCCTAACAACAGCAGTTGGCGAACCCTTCGCGGATGTTCCACCAAACTTCGTAAGCCTTGACCCATGCTTCTCATGCACAGACAGATAA
- a CDS encoding NADH-quinone oxidoreductase subunit B family protein, giving the protein MNMTDLATWARLKSPWVIHFNSGACNGCDIEIVALLTPKYDVERFGVKLEPTPRHADVLLVTGSVTRQCAERLKRIYDQMPQPKFVVAIGACACSGGVFQGTYNTLGGVDKVLPVNAYIPGCPPRPEAIIDGVVKLLNALAAPPAPAPAKEAPAPVEKEEASAPEKVEEEVKQDAE; this is encoded by the coding sequence ATGAACATGACTGATTTAGCAACTTGGGCACGACTAAAATCCCCATGGGTTATACATTTTAACTCAGGAGCCTGCAACGGATGCGACATAGAAATTGTCGCTTTACTCACACCAAAATATGATGTTGAACGCTTCGGCGTTAAGCTAGAACCTACCCCACGGCACGCTGATGTCTTGCTTGTAACAGGCTCAGTTACCCGACAATGCGCTGAAAGGCTAAAACGCATCTACGACCAAATGCCCCAGCCCAAATTCGTCGTTGCCATAGGCGCCTGCGCCTGCTCAGGCGGCGTCTTCCAAGGAACCTACAATACCCTCGGCGGAGTAGACAAAGTTCTTCCCGTAAACGCCTACATTCCAGGTTGTCCCCCCCGTCCCGAAGCCATAATTGACGGTGTAGTAAAGCTTCTCAACGCTTTGGCGGCGCCTCCCGCACCTGCACCCGCAAAAGAAGCGCCTGCGCCTGTCGAGAAAGAAGAGGCTTCTGCACCAGAAAAAGTTGAAGAGGAAGTAAAACAAGATGCCGAGTAA
- a CDS encoding DUF1622 domain-containing protein translates to MAECTVPTRKGKDHLTVLILLLLAAISLIGTYLTLAIPDFGLWFLPGDVPYVAGGIVYEVIYVLLTIATDILYLLGGGVIAFGAVLVAYRFLQCKLKSPYQPSCVTRFLSGYLTLSLELFIGAEIIKTVVVRTYEEFVLLILVIFSRGLFSLILYLERRWHGSDAETE, encoded by the coding sequence ATGGCTGAGTGTACTGTTCCAACCCGCAAGGGCAAAGATCATTTGACGGTTTTGATACTGCTTTTGCTTGCGGCCATCTCGCTCATCGGTACCTACTTGACCCTTGCTATCCCCGATTTTGGCTTGTGGTTTTTGCCTGGGGATGTGCCTTATGTTGCGGGTGGCATAGTTTACGAGGTCATCTATGTTTTGCTGACCATTGCTACGGATATTTTGTATCTTTTGGGTGGGGGTGTGATTGCGTTTGGTGCGGTGTTGGTGGCTTACCGGTTTTTGCAGTGTAAGCTTAAGAGTCCGTATCAGCCCTCATGCGTTACACGTTTTCTCTCAGGTTACTTGACCTTGAGTTTGGAGCTTTTCATAGGTGCAGAGATTATAAAAACCGTGGTTGTGCGCACTTATGAGGAGTTTGTGTTGCTTATTCTTGTAATCTTTAGCAGGGGCTTGTTTAGTTTGATTTTGTATCTGGAACGCCGCTGGCACGGTTCAGACGCTGAAACTGAGTAA
- the rpsJ gene encoding 30S ribosomal protein S10: MVRKARIRLTSTDYDKLEDVCEELKSIAQKTGVKINGPVPLPTKRLRVPVLKAPSGAGTATWDRWELRIHKRLIDIDSEERVMRRIMRIRVPEEVHVTIELI, encoded by the coding sequence ATGGTCAGAAAAGCTCGGATTCGATTAACAAGCACCGATTACGATAAGTTGGAAGATGTATGCGAAGAACTCAAAAGCATCGCCCAGAAGACAGGCGTGAAGATTAATGGTCCAGTGCCACTACCGACTAAACGGTTGCGTGTGCCCGTGCTCAAAGCACCCTCTGGAGCTGGAACCGCAACATGGGACAGATGGGAACTGCGCATACACAAACGCTTAATCGACATAGACAGCGAAGAACGCGTCATGCGAAGAATCATGCGTATCCGTGTACCCGAAGAAGTGCACGTAACCATCGAACTCATCTAA
- a CDS encoding DNA repair exonuclease — MKPFSFVHTADLHLGYAQYGLEARRQDFDKVFGEIVEKTIELKPDFMIIAGDLFHQARPSNVTLENAIRNFKRLRDAGITVLTVDGSHDSAPNSITGTILNPLDSAGLIYHLPRHKGACWRKKDSCYVYGIPNYRTRRKTDEMLPAFMKQNKPKPDPTAANIFVFHGAVDLPNFKPPYIEAELSPELVPDGFDYYAAGHIHEQFTNKFKTGTLVYSGCTETVSYTEARYTKGFYHVHVNEQGTFQQECIELESPRRFVVLENDFTGLNSHRITEQAAQMVRDEDAEGAVLIPVLRGVLPSEASRGEIDLAHVRSVAEKALLVHPVVLLKESAVSEEVVRSIFEGEFKDLKTKAFEYFLEIFGDRYSHEDAEKVAHAAVELIEPLKRKQEDEVRQKLEGLL; from the coding sequence TTGAAACCGTTTAGTTTCGTTCACACTGCAGATTTGCATTTGGGTTATGCACAGTACGGGTTAGAAGCCCGCAGGCAAGATTTTGACAAGGTTTTTGGAGAAATTGTAGAAAAAACCATCGAGTTAAAACCTGATTTTATGATTATCGCGGGCGATTTGTTCCATCAAGCGCGCCCCTCGAACGTTACCTTGGAAAATGCCATACGCAACTTCAAACGGCTACGCGACGCAGGAATTACAGTGTTAACGGTGGATGGTTCACACGATTCGGCACCTAACTCCATCACGGGCACCATACTAAACCCGCTTGACAGCGCAGGGCTAATTTATCATTTGCCACGCCACAAAGGGGCATGCTGGCGCAAAAAAGACAGCTGCTACGTCTATGGCATACCCAACTACCGAACCCGCCGCAAAACCGACGAAATGCTCCCAGCGTTTATGAAGCAAAACAAACCCAAACCCGACCCCACAGCCGCAAACATTTTCGTGTTCCACGGCGCCGTCGATTTGCCCAACTTCAAACCCCCATACATCGAAGCAGAACTATCACCCGAGCTCGTACCAGACGGGTTTGACTACTACGCGGCAGGACACATACACGAACAGTTCACAAACAAATTCAAAACAGGCACTCTAGTCTACAGTGGATGCACCGAAACCGTAAGCTACACCGAAGCACGCTACACAAAAGGCTTCTACCACGTACACGTAAACGAGCAAGGCACGTTCCAGCAAGAATGCATAGAGTTAGAGTCCCCGCGCAGATTCGTGGTTTTAGAAAATGATTTCACGGGTTTGAATTCTCATAGGATTACTGAGCAGGCGGCGCAGATGGTTAGGGATGAGGACGCGGAGGGCGCGGTTTTGATTCCTGTGCTTAGGGGGGTTTTGCCTTCCGAGGCTAGCAGGGGGGAGATTGATTTGGCGCATGTGCGAAGTGTGGCGGAAAAAGCGTTGCTTGTGCATCCTGTGGTTTTGCTTAAGGAGTCAGCGGTTTCCGAGGAGGTTGTGCGTTCTATTTTTGAGGGCGAGTTTAAGGATTTGAAGACTAAGGCGTTTGAGTATTTTTTGGAGATTTTTGGTGACCGCTACAGCCACGAAGATGCGGAGAAGGTTGCGCATGCGGCGGTGGAGCTTATTGAGCCACTTAAGCGTAAGCAGGAAGACGAAGTTCGCCAGAAACTGGAGGGGCTGCTTTAG
- a CDS encoding SMC family ATPase, giving the protein MKIDIVKLENVRSHVKSTVPFTRGFNCLVGGMGCGKSSVLYAVDFAFFGDPVGRSFEYLLREGENEAKVTVQFAVNGNTYTLTRAIRRRGKSITQNLEELKLLQDEKLLASMNTGAVAEQLNAITGLNKDLWREIVWVRQEHLKELIDAQPRDRQKRIDELFGLSDYETAWSRIAEYQRDYEVEKRLLEKDPDITGKDKLSAEYDRITEEYTLTEVELENAQEKIYQTQHVMEETEKQLQQLEEKKLAIEELQRKEARLQADIKNAKDAAARLLQQAQTRQRMISSLHQRQGSMDSQMISCKGTLEKCGMPSNQPLEVLRGVLRDFDDRISGLRAEQEATSRSLQTDQKRLAQLKTETDNQCPLCLQPLNDEYKSSMVQRINEENAERQAVISQLQQEIREMQGAKRLADEAFSTLQTLVSRADELKSRIAEEEKSLAEVTEEQQAKKQLESELLVQLEEVRVKISGFDVSELEEARRKKDQAFRQYYAAESELKTKENHKKDLLRGMDDITARIDQAQQKIERLDKTKQTIQLIAAIRDAYRSIQPKLRSEFIKVLRNFVQQVLDSLVGGEAPLLNVVVDEKYTPYVKSESGADREVANLSGGERTLLAFAYRLGLGQLIMQSRTGQGLGMLLLDEPTENLGTEDGSIERLAQAISKFKAIEQIIAVTHSENFADQAQHVIILEKEANISKASIAKDQN; this is encoded by the coding sequence GTGAAAATCGACATTGTCAAGCTTGAGAACGTGCGTTCACACGTCAAATCCACAGTTCCGTTTACCCGAGGATTTAACTGCTTAGTGGGCGGTATGGGATGTGGAAAAAGCAGTGTACTGTACGCGGTGGATTTCGCGTTTTTTGGTGACCCTGTGGGCAGAAGCTTTGAGTACCTGCTGCGTGAAGGAGAAAACGAAGCAAAAGTCACCGTGCAGTTTGCGGTGAACGGGAACACGTACACGTTAACGCGAGCCATCAGGCGCCGTGGCAAGAGCATAACCCAGAACCTCGAAGAACTCAAGCTGCTTCAGGACGAAAAACTCTTGGCAAGCATGAACACAGGAGCCGTAGCTGAGCAACTCAACGCAATCACGGGACTTAACAAAGATTTGTGGCGCGAAATTGTGTGGGTTCGCCAAGAGCACCTCAAAGAATTAATTGACGCCCAGCCCCGAGACCGCCAAAAACGCATAGACGAACTCTTCGGGCTCTCTGACTACGAAACTGCGTGGAGCCGCATAGCAGAGTACCAACGCGACTACGAAGTAGAAAAACGCCTACTCGAAAAAGACCCCGACATAACAGGCAAAGACAAACTAAGCGCCGAATACGACCGCATAACCGAAGAATACACGCTCACCGAAGTTGAACTGGAAAACGCGCAAGAAAAAATCTATCAGACCCAGCATGTTATGGAAGAAACGGAAAAGCAACTGCAACAGCTCGAAGAGAAGAAACTGGCTATAGAGGAGCTGCAAAGAAAAGAAGCACGGCTACAGGCAGATATCAAGAACGCGAAGGATGCGGCGGCTAGGCTTTTGCAGCAGGCGCAAACTAGGCAAAGGATGATTAGTTCACTGCATCAGCGCCAGGGCAGTATGGATTCGCAGATGATCTCGTGTAAGGGCACATTGGAGAAGTGCGGAATGCCCTCGAACCAGCCTTTGGAGGTACTTCGGGGGGTTTTGCGGGATTTTGATGACCGCATAAGTGGTTTGAGGGCAGAGCAGGAAGCTACTTCGCGCAGTTTGCAGACCGACCAGAAACGGTTGGCGCAGCTCAAAACCGAAACGGATAACCAGTGCCCGCTGTGTCTGCAGCCGCTTAACGACGAGTACAAATCCAGCATGGTGCAACGAATTAACGAGGAAAACGCGGAGCGGCAAGCAGTTATTTCTCAGTTGCAGCAGGAGATTAGGGAGATGCAGGGGGCGAAGCGTTTGGCGGATGAGGCGTTTTCTACGTTGCAGACGCTGGTTTCCAGAGCAGACGAACTCAAAAGCCGCATAGCCGAGGAAGAGAAGAGCCTTGCAGAAGTAACCGAGGAACAGCAAGCCAAGAAGCAGTTGGAGAGCGAGCTTTTGGTTCAGCTTGAAGAGGTGCGCGTTAAAATCAGCGGGTTTGATGTGTCGGAGTTGGAGGAGGCGCGACGCAAAAAAGACCAAGCGTTTAGGCAGTACTACGCGGCAGAATCAGAACTAAAAACCAAAGAGAACCACAAAAAAGACTTGCTCCGCGGCATGGACGACATAACAGCGCGCATCGACCAAGCCCAACAAAAAATCGAACGCCTCGACAAAACCAAACAAACCATCCAACTCATAGCCGCCATACGCGACGCTTACCGCAGCATCCAACCCAAACTACGCAGCGAATTCATCAAAGTCCTGCGCAACTTTGTCCAGCAAGTCCTTGACAGCCTCGTAGGAGGAGAAGCACCCCTGCTAAACGTAGTCGTCGACGAAAAATACACACCCTACGTCAAAAGCGAATCAGGCGCAGACCGCGAAGTCGCCAACCTCTCAGGAGGAGAACGCACCCTACTCGCGTTTGCCTACCGCTTAGGCTTGGGGCAACTGATTATGCAGTCACGCACAGGACAAGGCTTAGGCATGCTCCTACTAGATGAGCCCACCGAAAACCTCGGAACCGAAGACGGCAGCATCGAACGCCTCGCCCAAGCCATCAGCAAATTCAAAGCCATCGAACAAATCATAGCCGTCACCCACAGCGAAAACTTCGCCGACCAAGCCCAACACGTCATCATCCTCGAAAAAGAAGCAAACATCAGCAAAGCATCCATCGCCAAAGACCAAAACTAA
- a CDS encoding acyltransferase — MANYGHLYRNARLSCVGSSSQSALLRIGEGSQIGDRTEIHAGEKVVIGNHVLVSWDCTILDRDYHGIHGKPEKTAPVIIEDNVWIGCRAIILKGVRIGHDAIVGAGSVITKDVDAGSIVAGNPAKVIKKPVPP; from the coding sequence ATGGCTAATTATGGGCATTTATATCGAAATGCACGCTTAAGCTGTGTCGGTTCAAGTTCACAATCTGCATTATTGCGTATCGGAGAAGGCAGCCAAATTGGAGACCGAACAGAAATACATGCAGGTGAAAAAGTTGTCATTGGCAACCACGTTTTGGTCTCTTGGGATTGCACTATTTTAGACCGCGATTACCATGGCATACATGGAAAACCTGAAAAAACTGCGCCCGTGATTATCGAGGATAACGTCTGGATCGGTTGCCGCGCAATTATCCTTAAAGGTGTTCGAATTGGACATGACGCAATTGTTGGAGCCGGTTCGGTCATAACAAAAGACGTCGACGCTGGCAGTATTGTCGCTGGTAACCCAGCTAAAGTAATCAAAAAACCAGTTCCACCTTAA
- a CDS encoding class I SAM-dependent methyltransferase produces MQLSFTEIFRNSDLLNPVSAKTLFSAGKAAGMAPGISVIDLASGKASPSLRWASTFGVTVEGYERSQVAVDYANARAKLLHLNEQAKYFCQDIADFTPNKKYDVVAALGFDVYIYGGRTQALQKLKSMLKPDGTIILTEPIYTQKPVDPRVLKELGITQEAYLTLDEMQQTFTQNNLKIIYQNTSTKQDWEQYVQPLLTTLPQIIKEKPDLKADAQNMIDHFKAERDNAPQHWSVALWTLKPT; encoded by the coding sequence ATGCAGTTATCGTTTACTGAAATCTTTCGCAACTCTGACTTACTGAACCCCGTTTCTGCTAAGACGCTGTTTTCTGCGGGCAAAGCTGCAGGGATGGCGCCGGGGATATCCGTGATTGACCTTGCAAGCGGCAAAGCTTCGCCTTCATTGCGGTGGGCAAGCACCTTTGGCGTAACAGTTGAGGGATATGAACGTAGCCAAGTAGCTGTTGACTACGCTAACGCGCGTGCAAAACTTTTACACCTCAACGAGCAAGCCAAATACTTCTGTCAAGACATCGCAGATTTTACTCCCAACAAAAAATATGACGTCGTCGCGGCACTGGGCTTTGACGTATACATCTACGGAGGCAGAACCCAAGCCCTCCAAAAACTCAAAAGCATGCTAAAACCAGACGGCACCATAATCCTCACTGAGCCCATCTACACCCAAAAACCCGTTGACCCCCGCGTCCTCAAAGAACTAGGCATAACCCAAGAAGCCTACCTAACCCTAGACGAGATGCAGCAAACCTTCACACAAAACAACCTAAAAATAATCTACCAAAACACCTCCACCAAACAAGACTGGGAACAATACGTCCAACCCCTCCTCACAACCCTACCGCAAATCATCAAAGAAAAACCCGACCTCAAAGCTGACGCCCAAAACATGATAGACCACTTCAAAGCCGAACGCGACAACGCCCCACAACACTGGAGCGTAGCCCTATGGACCCTAAAACCCACCTAA
- a CDS encoding 60S ribosomal protein L22, which produces MAEIKVDASKLKSEGAAVTSQLISFLKEKTSAEVSNEGGKINVKTPEVGVNKKYIRVLLKKFLHQNDLKATYRVIGGDENALLINERKIYEEKD; this is translated from the coding sequence ATGGCAGAAATAAAAGTGGATGCTTCAAAACTAAAAAGCGAAGGCGCAGCGGTTACATCGCAGCTAATTAGCTTCCTCAAAGAAAAAACCAGCGCCGAAGTCTCAAACGAAGGCGGCAAAATCAACGTAAAAACCCCCGAAGTAGGCGTCAACAAAAAATACATCCGAGTCCTCCTCAAAAAATTCCTACACCAAAACGACCTCAAAGCTACTTACCGCGTAATCGGCGGAGACGAAAACGCACTCTTAATCAACGAACGCAAAATCTACGAAGAAAAAGACTAA
- a CDS encoding emp24/gp25L/p24 family protein yields the protein MSSKKLALAVTMVLAFSVLVCPCAFAEETESVTVDPLSEQVLVFNLDEGVKFSGSLAISGGNNDIDFWVTNPEGQTILDLGRVSDGKSFNFTADKSGAFSFHFNNDFSVLSSKVVTLSYNIDLLSAVTSLPDFWLILIGALIIIVIAAVAFALRKR from the coding sequence ATGAGTAGTAAAAAATTGGCTTTAGCTGTGACTATGGTTCTGGCTTTTTCCGTTTTAGTCTGTCCCTGTGCCTTTGCTGAAGAAACTGAAAGCGTAACTGTTGACCCTCTCTCCGAACAAGTCTTAGTCTTCAATTTAGATGAAGGCGTCAAATTCAGTGGCTCCCTCGCAATTAGCGGAGGCAACAACGACATCGATTTCTGGGTAACCAACCCCGAAGGACAAACAATTCTTGACCTAGGCAGAGTCAGCGACGGCAAATCCTTCAACTTCACCGCAGACAAATCAGGCGCCTTTAGCTTCCACTTCAACAACGACTTCTCAGTACTCAGCTCAAAAGTCGTCACCCTATCCTATAACATAGACCTGCTAAGCGCCGTCACATCGCTTCCCGACTTCTGGCTCATACTAATCGGAGCCCTCATCATAATCGTCATCGCCGCAGTTGCATTCGCCCTAAGAAAACGCTAA
- a CDS encoding DUF120 domain-containing protein: MDVQEWRQVFTLLKLAEMGAHKRTARVSTEYLAQKLLVSQQTASRYLIELEHKGWIERSITHDGCLIRISTTGLTQLQNLCADLRSLMEKTTQPSITLEGTVFTGLGEGAYYITKDIYRKQFIEKLGFDPYPGTLNLKLTTDYDIKTRMELETYPAVEVEGFKNPDRTFGTVKCYPVLIGNKVKGALISALRSHYDVSVLEIIAPVCLRKHLDINNGNKVKIQVLPTN, from the coding sequence ATGGATGTTCAGGAGTGGCGCCAGGTGTTTACGTTGCTTAAGCTTGCTGAGATGGGTGCGCATAAGCGAACAGCTAGGGTTAGTACGGAGTATTTGGCTCAGAAGCTTTTGGTTAGCCAGCAAACTGCTAGCCGTTACTTGATAGAGTTGGAGCATAAAGGCTGGATTGAACGCAGCATTACCCATGATGGCTGCTTGATAAGAATCAGCACCACGGGACTAACGCAGCTTCAAAACCTTTGCGCAGATTTGCGTTCCCTTATGGAGAAAACCACGCAGCCAAGCATAACCCTCGAAGGAACCGTCTTCACAGGCCTTGGCGAAGGAGCCTACTACATAACCAAAGACATCTACCGCAAACAATTCATAGAAAAACTCGGCTTCGACCCCTACCCAGGCACACTCAACCTTAAACTCACCACCGACTACGACATCAAAACCCGCATGGAACTCGAAACATACCCCGCCGTAGAAGTCGAAGGCTTCAAAAACCCAGACCGCACCTTTGGCACCGTCAAATGCTACCCCGTCCTAATTGGCAACAAAGTCAAAGGCGCCCTGATTTCGGCGCTTCGAAGCCACTATGACGTCTCAGTTCTGGAAATAATCGCTCCCGTCTGCCTACGCAAACACTTAGATATTAACAACGGCAACAAAGTCAAAATCCAAGTCCTCCCAACCAACTAA
- a CDS encoding rhomboid family intramembrane serine protease, producing the protein MPNSINYKPTYILIALNVAFYIYTSILSNNFLATSNAVVWQWGQVNALVFAGSYYQLFTSMFVHATIIHLAGNMFFLLIFGLRGEEMFSLPEYLGIYIFGGLVGNLLSLIMGPIFSSVGASGAIFALFGACVVYDRRRIGQSITGALIFAFFLLIISSGANVNYLAHIGGLVSGLIMGYVLASRRKPEASYEIHYSYRTPF; encoded by the coding sequence ATGCCCAACAGCATAAACTACAAACCAACCTACATCCTAATCGCCCTAAACGTAGCCTTCTACATCTACACATCCATACTAAGCAACAACTTCTTAGCAACCAGCAACGCCGTGGTCTGGCAGTGGGGACAAGTAAACGCCCTAGTCTTCGCAGGCTCTTACTATCAACTCTTCACTTCCATGTTTGTCCACGCTACCATAATCCATCTTGCAGGAAACATGTTCTTCTTACTAATCTTTGGCTTGCGTGGCGAAGAAATGTTCTCCCTCCCCGAATACCTTGGTATCTACATCTTTGGCGGCTTAGTGGGAAACCTGCTTTCCTTGATTATGGGACCTATTTTCTCGTCTGTTGGTGCTTCGGGAGCTATATTTGCGCTGTTTGGAGCCTGCGTAGTTTATGACCGCCGCAGAATCGGACAATCCATAACAGGCGCTTTGATTTTCGCGTTCTTTTTGCTAATCATAAGCTCTGGAGCAAACGTGAATTACCTCGCGCATATCGGCGGATTGGTTTCAGGCTTAATTATGGGTTACGTGTTGGCATCACGCAGAAAACCAGAAGCCAGCTACGAAATCCACTACTCTTACCGCACGCCCTTCTAG
- a CDS encoding FAD synthase gives MPSHQGERRVVLASGVFDLLHLGHVKFLEEAKKAGGENAQLVVVVARDSTVEKTKHRKPVMPENQRRALVESLKVVDLAVLGVESFDLGNVIETVKPNVIALGYDQAEVEAAVKSYVQKHGPDISVVRIGKLEAEELDSSSKIRQKIVEKFAR, from the coding sequence ATGCCAAGTCATCAGGGTGAACGTAGGGTCGTTTTAGCTTCTGGCGTCTTTGATTTGCTGCATCTTGGGCACGTCAAGTTTTTAGAGGAAGCCAAGAAAGCTGGGGGCGAAAACGCGCAGTTGGTGGTTGTTGTTGCCCGCGACAGTACCGTGGAGAAAACTAAGCACCGCAAGCCTGTGATGCCTGAAAACCAGCGCCGCGCCTTGGTTGAGTCTTTGAAGGTGGTGGACTTGGCTGTTTTGGGTGTGGAAAGTTTTGATTTGGGCAACGTTATAGAAACCGTTAAGCCTAACGTTATTGCTTTGGGGTATGACCAAGCAGAGGTTGAGGCGGCAGTGAAAAGCTACGTGCAAAAACACGGGCCTGACATATCTGTAGTCAGAATCGGCAAACTTGAAGCCGAAGAACTCGACAGCTCCTCAAAAATCCGACAAAAAATAGTAGAAAAATTCGCCAGATGA
- a CDS encoding DUF357 domain-containing protein, whose protein sequence is MSAEELAVKYIRAMEQTLQGMQRRRENLQVSKQCIDEVFGYVNAYLQDAKYFYSQKQYETSLVSIAYCEGLLDALKLIGAAQTPNSASPLKGK, encoded by the coding sequence ATGAGTGCTGAAGAGTTGGCTGTTAAGTATATTCGGGCTATGGAGCAGACCCTGCAAGGCATGCAACGACGACGTGAAAACCTTCAGGTCAGCAAACAATGCATTGATGAAGTGTTTGGGTACGTTAACGCTTACTTGCAAGACGCAAAATACTTTTACAGCCAAAAACAGTACGAAACCAGCTTGGTCTCCATTGCTTACTGCGAAGGCTTGCTGGACGCGCTAAAACTTATCGGAGCTGCCCAGACCCCCAACAGCGCCAGCCCTCTAAAAGGCAAATAA